The Oxalobacteraceae bacterium OTU3CINTB1 genome includes a window with the following:
- a CDS encoding acylase has product MPSMRSMLPLIGFVSMGAVAGPSPLVLSATLPAREMPAVEAKRLKAQAQRVTILRDKWGIPHVYGKTDADAVFGLMYAQAEDDFRRVERNYINAMGRLAEVEGEAELYRDLRMKLFIDPVDLQAQYQQSPAWLKKLMVAFADGLNYYLATHPDVKPALITRFEPWMALSFSEGSIGGDIETIDLKQLEAFYANGARYPLAPPVLLSSAPMERGSDLDKEPGGSNGFAIAPALTKNGRALLLINPHTSFYFRPEVQVQSRQGLNAYGAVTWGQFFVYQGFNDRVGWMHTSGGGDVIDEYMETVTEKDGRFFYQYGTEQRALKSVDITLPYKTKDGMASKVVKVYYSHHGPIVRARDGKWISVRLMNEPLKALTQSFIRTKARNYKDFYKSMELRTNSSNNTVYADVDGNIAYFHGNFIPKRDPKFDWKHPVDGSDPATEWHGLHTVKETISLFNPKNGWIQNTNNWPYTAAGPYSPKAKDYPAYMSMNPENPRGIHAVRVLENKKDFTIASLIAAAYDTQLPAFEPLLPQLFAAYDELPADDALKASLAPQIAALRGWDMRYSLTSTPTSLAIYWVQDLTATYGPVAKTGEVLVLDYIQAALTPRQRLEALARASAKLTADFGTWQTPWGDINRFQRLTGDIVQPFDDSKPSLPVAFASANWGSLAAYGMTSKQTTKKIYGERGNSFVAAVEFGPRITARSVLAGGQSGDPASPHFADQAEMYARGEFKEVLFYRSDVEKNLERRYHPGE; this is encoded by the coding sequence ATGCCAAGTATGCGTTCCATGCTGCCGTTGATCGGTTTTGTTTCGATGGGGGCGGTGGCGGGGCCATCGCCGCTGGTTTTGTCGGCGACTTTGCCGGCGCGTGAGATGCCGGCGGTGGAGGCCAAGCGCCTGAAGGCGCAGGCGCAGCGGGTCACCATCCTGCGCGACAAATGGGGCATCCCGCACGTCTACGGCAAGACCGACGCCGACGCGGTGTTCGGTTTGATGTACGCGCAGGCGGAGGATGATTTCCGCCGCGTCGAGCGCAATTACATCAACGCCATGGGGCGGCTGGCGGAAGTGGAGGGCGAGGCCGAGCTGTATCGCGACCTGCGCATGAAGCTTTTCATCGACCCAGTCGATCTGCAGGCGCAGTACCAGCAAAGCCCGGCGTGGCTGAAAAAGCTGATGGTGGCCTTTGCCGACGGCTTGAACTACTACCTGGCCACGCATCCCGACGTGAAGCCGGCGCTGATCACGCGCTTCGAGCCGTGGATGGCGCTCAGCTTCAGCGAGGGCAGCATCGGTGGCGACATCGAAACCATCGATCTGAAACAGCTGGAGGCGTTCTACGCGAACGGCGCCAGGTATCCGCTGGCGCCGCCGGTGCTGCTGTCGTCGGCGCCGATGGAGCGGGGCAGCGATCTCGATAAGGAGCCGGGCGGATCGAACGGCTTCGCCATCGCGCCGGCGCTGACCAAAAACGGCCGCGCGCTGCTGCTGATTAATCCGCACACGTCGTTCTATTTCCGTCCGGAGGTGCAGGTGCAAAGCCGGCAGGGACTCAACGCCTACGGCGCCGTCACCTGGGGCCAGTTCTTTGTCTACCAGGGCTTCAACGACCGGGTGGGCTGGATGCACACGTCCGGCGGCGGCGACGTGATCGACGAGTACATGGAAACGGTCACCGAAAAAGATGGCCGCTTCTTCTACCAGTACGGCACCGAACAACGCGCACTCAAGTCGGTGGACATCACGCTGCCTTACAAGACCAAGGACGGCATGGCCAGCAAGGTGGTCAAGGTGTATTACAGCCACCATGGCCCCATCGTGCGGGCCAGGGACGGCAAGTGGATTTCCGTGCGGTTGATGAACGAGCCGCTCAAGGCGCTCACGCAATCGTTCATCCGCACCAAGGCGCGCAACTACAAGGACTTCTACAAGTCGATGGAGCTGCGCACCAATTCGTCCAACAACACGGTGTATGCGGACGTGGATGGCAATATCGCCTACTTCCACGGGAACTTCATTCCGAAGCGCGATCCGAAATTCGACTGGAAGCACCCGGTGGACGGCAGCGATCCGGCCACCGAGTGGCACGGACTGCATACGGTCAAGGAGACCATCTCGCTGTTCAATCCGAAGAACGGCTGGATACAGAACACCAACAACTGGCCGTACACGGCGGCCGGGCCGTATAGCCCCAAGGCCAAGGACTATCCCGCGTACATGTCGATGAATCCCGAGAACCCGCGCGGCATCCACGCGGTGCGGGTGCTGGAGAACAAAAAGGACTTCACCATCGCCAGCTTGATCGCTGCCGCCTACGACACGCAACTGCCGGCCTTCGAGCCACTGTTGCCGCAGTTGTTCGCCGCCTACGACGAACTGCCGGCAGACGATGCGCTCAAGGCGTCGCTGGCACCGCAGATCGCCGCGCTGCGCGGCTGGGACATGCGCTATTCGCTGACATCGACACCGACATCGCTGGCGATCTACTGGGTGCAGGATTTGACGGCCACGTATGGACCCGTCGCCAAGACCGGGGAAGTGCTGGTGCTCGATTACATCCAGGCGGCGCTGACGCCGCGCCAGCGGCTCGAGGCGCTGGCGCGCGCGTCGGCCAAGCTGACCGCCGATTTCGGCACCTGGCAAACGCCGTGGGGCGACATCAATCGCTTCCAGCGTTTGACCGGCGACATCGTTCAGCCGTTCGACGACAGCAAACCGAGTTTGCCGGTGGCGTTCGCGTCCGCCAACTGGGGATCGCTGGCGGCGTACGGCATGACGTCCAAGCAGACGACGAAGAAGATCTACGGCGAGCGTGGCAACAGCTTCGTGGCGGCGGTGGAATTCGGGCCGCGCATCACGGCGCGCAGCGTGCTGGCCGGCGGCCAGAGCGGCGATCCGGCCTCGCCGCATTTCGCCGACCAGGCCGAGATGTATGCGCGCGGGGAATTTAAGGAAGTCTTGTTCTACAGGAGCGATGTCGAAAAAAACCTCGAGCGCCGGTATCATCCCGGGGAGTGA
- a CDS encoding SgcJ/EcaC family oxidoreductase, giving the protein MKKILISLALAAATTMAYADSAPKVYKGVAAVPSNAQEAEIAGLFVKWNAALATGDSAKVTGMYAPNAVLEPTVSNEVRSNPAAIKDYFDKFLKLKPQGTINYRYIHMLGADSALDTGVYTFRVTQNGQQQDIQARYTYVYQKVGGEWKILNHHSSAMPEIAAK; this is encoded by the coding sequence ATGAAAAAGATTCTGATTTCCCTGGCACTGGCAGCTGCGACCACCATGGCTTACGCCGATAGCGCGCCGAAGGTCTACAAGGGTGTGGCGGCGGTGCCAAGCAACGCGCAGGAAGCGGAGATCGCGGGCCTGTTCGTCAAGTGGAACGCGGCGCTGGCGACCGGCGACTCGGCCAAGGTGACCGGCATGTACGCGCCCAACGCGGTGCTGGAACCGACGGTGTCGAACGAGGTGCGCTCCAACCCGGCCGCGATCAAGGACTACTTCGACAAGTTCCTGAAACTGAAGCCGCAAGGGACGATTAACTACCGGTACATCCACATGCTGGGCGCCGATTCGGCGCTGGACACCGGCGTGTACACCTTCCGGGTGACGCAGAACGGCCAGCAGCAGGACATCCAGGCGCGCTACACCTATGTGTACCAGAAGGTCGGCGGCGAATGGAAGATCCTGAACCACCATTCGTCGGCGATGCCGGAAATCGCGGCCAAGTAA
- a CDS encoding LuxR C-terminal-related transcriptional regulator, which yields MTNITHLPPSGESARAARNRYRQIESSAARWRLLTDAASALAGEGQCASALSTALSKALAFLSLEDGAVMVLKDDALQVLASQGQVPPVGARLAYAAALQAVLQPGPRPPLVRQDIASGLRIGREQQVGLEVLVPLCLEGKNRGMLALLSTQAAPPPTPDDLLTLQALATMLAAVLAVPQHAPRVAAPEAAEMLKVLTPRELQVFALLPSGWTNAAMGEHLGIAAGTVKVHVERILHKLDLNDRTQAAVRAADLGLGT from the coding sequence ATGACCAATATCACCCACCTGCCACCCTCCGGCGAAAGCGCGCGCGCGGCCCGCAACCGCTATCGCCAGATCGAAAGCAGCGCGGCCCGTTGGCGCCTGCTGACCGACGCCGCCAGCGCGCTTGCCGGCGAGGGACAATGCGCATCGGCGCTGTCGACGGCATTGTCGAAGGCCCTCGCCTTCCTGTCGCTGGAGGACGGCGCCGTGATGGTGCTCAAGGACGACGCACTGCAAGTACTGGCCAGCCAGGGACAGGTGCCGCCGGTCGGCGCCCGCCTGGCTTACGCGGCCGCCCTGCAGGCGGTGCTGCAACCGGGTCCGCGCCCGCCGCTGGTGCGGCAGGACATCGCCAGCGGACTGCGGATCGGCCGCGAACAGCAGGTCGGCCTCGAAGTGCTGGTGCCGCTGTGCCTCGAAGGGAAAAATCGCGGCATGCTCGCCCTGCTCAGCACCCAGGCCGCGCCGCCGCCCACGCCGGATGACCTGCTGACGCTTCAGGCACTGGCGACGATGCTGGCGGCGGTGCTGGCGGTGCCGCAGCACGCGCCGCGCGTGGCGGCGCCGGAAGCGGCCGAGATGCTCAAGGTGCTGACCCCGCGCGAGCTGCAGGTGTTCGCGCTGCTGCCCAGCGGCTGGACCAACGCCGCCATGGGCGAGCATCTGGGCATCGCCGCCGGCACCGTGAAGGTCCACGTCGAGCGCATCCTGCACAAGCTCGATCTGAACGACCGCACGCAGGCGGCGGTGCGCGCCGCCGATCTGGGGCTGGGCACATGA
- a CDS encoding ATP-binding protein, with protein MTGALGGRPNAFHPRHWSLGFKGGVIIAASLALLLGSAATSYTLERKTAAATADMLRAMQAQADIQRLHTQIAEAATGVRGYLLTGRDDFLTPYGVAVTQLPATLASLQAKVRDTEQVASLRRITPLLNDKLASLEIMRGQRNASPVELQRHLRSSKGILDQLRAEIGVMSLRESALVGQRALALQQASNRNMWMTIAVAAAGLAGAMATLTFTVGLVRRVRLAAENAERLNSDLPLIPAPDTRDELGQLAERLHQASVLLAGRASAAQAASQAKTQFLARTSHELRTPLNAILGYAQLLEAGLKAPREREHAEHIRQAGQHLLALINEVLDIGRIEAGKLTLECEPVALAPLIDEAVMLMAPMAQKRAVRLRHDSAAIFGAVMADRQRLLQVMLNLLSNAIKYGEQGGDVDIGFGSDPATGTVSVHIDDAGPGITPALRTRLFAPFDRLGAESGKTEGAGLGLAVSKALMQAMQGDIGLEEKAGLGSRFTLTLPAAKADAVASAPADVAIGQAAPAAPTPAPPATTHSMICIDADAGTRALIATLMQRRPNWRITAAADKAGGIALARQSPPDLLLVACDLADDAVHALPGELVVLGGAGGEATAGAPRHLGKPLKIPEFFALLDTTEQKQ; from the coding sequence ATGACAGGCGCCCTGGGCGGACGCCCCAACGCGTTCCATCCCCGTCACTGGTCGCTCGGCTTCAAGGGTGGCGTCATCATCGCCGCTTCGCTGGCGTTGTTGCTCGGTTCCGCCGCCACCAGCTATACGCTGGAGCGCAAAACCGCCGCCGCCACCGCCGACATGCTGCGCGCCATGCAGGCCCAGGCCGACATCCAGCGCCTGCACACGCAGATCGCCGAGGCGGCAACCGGTGTGCGCGGCTATTTGCTGACGGGACGCGACGACTTCCTCACGCCTTACGGCGTCGCCGTCACGCAGCTGCCAGCCACCCTGGCCAGCCTGCAGGCCAAGGTCCGGGACACCGAACAAGTCGCCAGCCTGCGGCGCATCACGCCGCTGCTGAACGATAAACTGGCCAGCCTGGAGATCATGCGCGGCCAGCGCAACGCCAGCCCCGTCGAACTGCAGCGCCATCTACGCAGCAGCAAAGGGATCCTCGACCAGCTGCGCGCCGAAATCGGCGTCATGAGCCTGCGCGAATCGGCGTTGGTGGGGCAGCGCGCGCTGGCGCTGCAGCAAGCCTCCAACCGCAACATGTGGATGACCATCGCCGTCGCCGCGGCCGGCCTGGCCGGCGCGATGGCGACGCTGACGTTCACCGTCGGCCTGGTGCGGCGGGTGCGCCTGGCGGCCGAAAACGCCGAACGCCTGAACAGCGACCTGCCGCTGATACCGGCGCCGGACACGCGCGATGAACTGGGCCAGTTGGCCGAACGGCTGCACCAGGCCAGCGTGCTGCTGGCGGGACGGGCGTCGGCGGCGCAGGCGGCCAGCCAGGCCAAGACCCAATTCCTGGCCCGCACCAGCCACGAACTGCGTACGCCGCTGAACGCCATCCTGGGCTACGCCCAACTGCTGGAGGCGGGCCTGAAGGCGCCGCGCGAACGCGAACACGCCGAGCATATTCGCCAGGCCGGCCAGCATCTGCTGGCGCTGATCAATGAGGTGCTCGACATCGGCCGCATCGAGGCCGGCAAACTGACCCTGGAATGCGAGCCGGTGGCGCTGGCGCCGCTGATCGACGAAGCGGTGATGCTGATGGCGCCGATGGCGCAGAAACGCGCGGTGCGGCTGCGCCACGACAGCGCGGCCATCTTCGGCGCCGTCATGGCCGACCGCCAGCGCCTGCTGCAAGTGATGCTCAATCTCCTATCGAACGCCATCAAGTACGGCGAACAAGGCGGCGATGTCGATATCGGCTTCGGCAGCGATCCGGCCACCGGCACCGTCAGCGTCCACATCGACGACGCCGGGCCGGGCATCACCCCGGCGCTGCGCACACGCCTGTTCGCGCCGTTCGACCGCCTCGGCGCCGAAAGCGGCAAGACCGAAGGCGCCGGCCTGGGCCTGGCCGTGTCGAAGGCGCTGATGCAGGCCATGCAAGGCGATATCGGCCTGGAGGAAAAGGCCGGCCTTGGCAGCCGCTTCACACTGACGCTGCCGGCGGCCAAGGCGGACGCCGTCGCCAGCGCTCCGGCCGATGTCGCCATCGGCCAGGCCGCGCCGGCGGCGCCGACGCCGGCGCCGCCGGCCACCACGCACAGCATGATCTGCATCGACGCCGACGCCGGCACCCGGGCGCTGATCGCCACGCTGATGCAGCGTCGGCCCAACTGGCGTATCACGGCGGCCGCCGACAAGGCCGGCGGCATCGCGCTGGCGCGGCAATCTCCGCCCGACCTGCTGCTGGTCGCCTGCGACCTGGCCGACGACGCGGTTCACGCGCTGCCGGGGGAGCTGGTGGTGCTGGGTGGAGCCGGTGGAGAAGCCACGGCGGGCGCGCCCCGCCATCTCGGCAAGCCGCTCAAGATCCCCGAATTCTTTGCCTTACTCGACACGACGGAGCAAAAACAATGA
- a CDS encoding response regulator, whose translation MMENEVLASRILIIDDQPANLRLLEDMFIGEGLTHVVGTTDARTALDLYTAFDPDLIVLDLMMPDLDGYAVLERLKRRGDPYDFRPVLVITADATAEAKRRSLALGAKDFLTKPFDTLEAMLRVWNLLETRVLYKRLQALAPKEDLAPQSYRSRAS comes from the coding sequence ATGATGGAAAATGAAGTCCTGGCCTCGCGCATCCTGATCATCGACGATCAGCCGGCCAATCTGCGACTGCTGGAGGACATGTTCATCGGCGAGGGCCTGACCCACGTCGTCGGCACCACCGACGCCAGGACCGCGCTCGATCTGTACACCGCCTTCGACCCGGACCTGATCGTGCTCGATCTGATGATGCCGGACCTTGACGGCTACGCGGTGCTCGAGCGCCTGAAGCGTCGCGGCGATCCGTATGACTTCCGTCCGGTGCTGGTGATCACCGCCGACGCCACCGCGGAAGCCAAGCGCCGTTCGCTGGCCCTGGGCGCCAAGGACTTCCTCACCAAGCCGTTCGATACGCTCGAAGCGATGCTGCGCGTCTGGAACCTGCTTGAAACGCGGGTGCTGTACAAGCGCCTGCAGGCGCTGGCGCCGAAAGAGGACCTCGCCCCGCAAAGCTACCGCAGCCGCGCATCCTGA